A section of the Candidatus Brocadiaceae bacterium genome encodes:
- a CDS encoding MATE family efflux transporter codes for MARQPANPRVDQDLTSRPLSRSLLRLALPLAFGQVLHALYAMVDAFWLGRENTVSLAAVGASTPVHFITVAFGMGFANAGTALVAQFTGARLYRRAEQAAAQTILVLCGIVLSASVLMQVLLPQVLGWLQVPEDVRPAAAAYLRIILAAMPISAFTMAYGGVLRAVGDTLTVIVIIGIGNLVNAVLDPVLIFGWLGLPRMGVQGAAAATALCQVGSAIACFVCLRRGRAGLAIRRTDWKPDWPLIGKTLRVGLPAAASGSSTSIGFAVQQSMVNTFGKVVMGAYTTGFRIIHVLDAPTQAMVGATAPVVGQALGAGKPELARKAAWTSTLWVAAIMFLPLAFLTWKGHWVATKLVPPDVADELGRFFLFMPLSTYFFGVLSVLTAAFIGSGHTTPIMFLHIARLWALRIPLVWLFALKLAMGSVGIYVGLAAANITSAALGLAMFLLIKWETAVVPVTQPDAEAEEAGEIVEFEAASQGGGEGAAAAATDRQAAT; via the coding sequence ATGGCACGCCAACCAGCCAACCCAAGGGTCGACCAGGATCTGACTTCGCGTCCGCTGTCGCGTTCGCTGCTGCGCCTGGCGCTGCCCCTGGCGTTCGGGCAGGTGCTCCACGCCCTCTACGCGATGGTCGATGCGTTCTGGCTGGGGCGCGAGAACACTGTCTCACTGGCGGCCGTCGGGGCGTCCACGCCCGTCCACTTCATCACGGTGGCGTTCGGGATGGGGTTCGCGAACGCGGGCACTGCGCTGGTGGCCCAGTTCACTGGGGCGAGGCTCTACCGCCGGGCGGAACAGGCGGCCGCGCAGACCATCCTCGTGCTGTGCGGCATCGTGCTGTCCGCCTCGGTCCTGATGCAGGTTCTGCTGCCGCAGGTGCTTGGGTGGCTGCAGGTGCCCGAAGACGTGCGGCCGGCGGCGGCCGCCTACCTGCGGATCATCCTGGCGGCCATGCCCATCAGCGCGTTCACCATGGCCTACGGCGGCGTGCTGCGGGCCGTGGGGGACACGCTGACGGTCATCGTGATCATCGGCATCGGCAACCTCGTCAACGCGGTCCTGGACCCCGTGCTGATCTTCGGGTGGTTGGGCCTGCCGCGGATGGGCGTGCAGGGGGCGGCGGCGGCGACGGCGCTCTGCCAGGTCGGCTCGGCGATCGCCTGCTTCGTCTGCCTGCGGCGTGGGCGTGCCGGGCTGGCCATCCGGCGGACTGACTGGAAGCCGGACTGGCCGCTGATCGGCAAGACGCTGCGCGTCGGCCTGCCGGCGGCCGCCAGCGGCAGCAGCACGTCCATCGGTTTCGCCGTGCAGCAGTCCATGGTCAACACGTTCGGCAAGGTGGTGATGGGGGCTTACACCACGGGTTTCCGCATCATCCACGTGCTGGACGCGCCGACGCAGGCGATGGTGGGCGCCACGGCGCCGGTGGTGGGGCAGGCCCTGGGCGCGGGCAAGCCGGAACTGGCGCGCAAGGCGGCCTGGACGAGCACCCTGTGGGTGGCGGCCATCATGTTCCTGCCGCTGGCGTTCCTGACGTGGAAGGGCCACTGGGTGGCTACGAAGCTGGTGCCGCCTGACGTGGCGGACGAACTGGGCCGGTTCTTCCTGTTCATGCCGTTGTCGACGTACTTCTTCGGTGTTCTGTCCGTGCTGACGGCGGCGTTCATCGGCTCCGGACACACCACGCCCATCATGTTCCTGCACATTGCGCGTCTGTGGGCGCTGCGCATTCCGCTGGTCTGGCTGTTCGCGCTCAAGCTGGCGATGGGGAGCGTGGGGATCTACGTCGGTCTGGCGGCGGCCAACATCACGTCGGCCGCCCTGGGGCTGGCCATGTTCCTGTTGATCAAGTGGGAGACGGCCGTCGTCCCCGTCACGCAGCCGGACGCTGAGGCGGAGGAGGCGGGAGAGATCGTGGAGTTCGAGGCCGCTTCGCAGGGCGGCGGGGAGGGCGCGGCCGCGGCCGCCACCGACCGACAGGCCGCCACCTGA